Below is a genomic region from Polypterus senegalus isolate Bchr_013 chromosome 13, ASM1683550v1, whole genome shotgun sequence.
ctatctatctatctatctatctatctatctatctatctattatatagtgcctttcatctatctatctatctatctatctatctatctatctatctatctatctatctatctatctatctatctatctatctatctatctatccatttattttatagcaccttttatatctGTCTATCACATGTGTGTATTTCCAAGGCCTTTCTTAATTAAATGGTTTTGAATTTTCAGTAATCGGGAGGATCAATGCCTGCaaggtttttgttatttttgtcccGCCTTATAAATTGAAGGCAGCAGCACGCTGGTCGGCCAGTCTgagtctgacacacacacacgccaacgAGACGAGTCGAGATGTCTGCCATGCGCCTCCTGCTGCTGTGCGTCTTCTTCATTTGCCTCTCAGGTGAGATTCCTGCTTATTCGGTTTGCATGTTTCCCACAGTAGCTAGCTTTGTGACCAATAGACAAAACTGATTAGAAAAATTGGTTTTAAGAAAGTTTAAGTGCATTGAATTGAATCAATTTTAAACCTTAATTCTAACTGCATGTTCTTTTCATGAGTTTTGTTATTAataatctgtttttttgtcaCATGCACATGCTAAATATGCTGAATTTAGGGTTAGAGctgctcataagtttacataacCTTCATAGAATCTGTAAAATGTTCAAATATGAGTGATCAgacaaagcaccatttctttTATTAGAAGCAGAGGTCAAGTAAAATTTTGTACCATTTTATGCAGAGAGGACACGGGATGGAAACTCTGATCTCTTAATGGCGAGGCAGCAccactaccattgtgccaccgttttttatagaatatataaataggtagaaaaaggcactatataatacatagagtatatagacagacatgaaaagcTTTATAGGATAAATAGCTacagaaagacactatatgatagagagatagatagagacttgaaaggcactatataataaatagaccgTCATATAGCTTAGcggacgcttttatccaaagcaacttacaaaagaggtaaacaatcgagtaacattagacGAGggtctgtttgttcagcaagtgtaagaGGATGGGTAACAAaaattgattgccacaagtgaaaagatgtaataagtCACGCACTTACAATTATAGATTACAATTACCAAATCAATTAAActtaaaacaaataaaccaagaatataaaatattggaaaggtttttttttttttgatagatagatgtgaaaggtactagagaatatttttttatttttaaattattcatccatccattatccaacccgttacatcctaactacagggttatgggggtctgctggagtcaatctcagccaacacagggcgcaaaccccgggcagggtgccagctagggaatccattcccgatTACCGGGAGCCCAGGATTCCCACACATTGTTCATTCCCacattcccaggaatgaaactgctgtaattcccgggaaaccgggaacggccaagcttgcatatatagcgtgtaaaagtgtaaaaattgataaaaaaataagagagttatagttgaaaactgaagacttgtctgtcagacaacagctttgaacagcaacttgaaattgcaatgcgtcagtctgttgcatccgcattatctgtgccaagaaacagaatgatgacaagaaactggatgcatcagtaaaagctgaaaggGCGGTGTtccagagcaacggcaagcgtggacattgtttagaacaagtctATCAGCGtttgatgactgtgccgcctacttcagtggaggcagagcgtgctttctcagcggctgacGTACTCTGCACAAAGTCCTCTCTTGCCTGGACGACCACACGCTGggcacgttgtgctttctacgctcttattactgcaactaactagatcaggggtacccacagtttttcggcttgcaagctacttttaaaatgaccaggtcgaaatgatctacctacatttaaaaaaaaaaaattatatatatatatatatatatatatatatatatatatatatatatatatattgtggcagtaggacagtcgtgcacccttgaaccctcagggatgactccaaacaacgggtaaaagtccaatactttttattgtgactcacagtgcaccaagcaccttccacactactcatatacttTAACCAACactataaacacaataacctctcctcctcacccagacacttcgccctcctaccggaggtattcctgtcccgacagtccatagttcctcattccttccgggtcagggcaaacagtccttttcttcaacccgggagcacgtcggtccttcctatcacgtgaccatgacgtactccctgGTCATAGggtacaaaagagcccataagccccccccccacagcgactcctggtggcccccaaggtatccagcagggctgtgtataaacactacaaggtccataaggccctgctggacctcggggcacgatcctgctgtcgggagagctcctcctcgcggcctgggggtgcgtaccggcatggaaagccggcaatcctccacacttCCCCCCCCCCTtcagcgacgacaactggggcggagcgtcgcCCTGAGGACGCCCACCTCAAGAGGACGCATCAGCGGACCCTGGCTGCGGTGTCCATGTCTcccggcgaaccttgggggaacggtgtatccttTATGCGCCCGCTCCCCTGTCCTCCAGGAACAGTCTCGCCACTCGTGGCCCAGCCGACGGCAGTTGTAACACAGACGATGCCCTCCTGGGTGTCTCCCTCTGGaagaccagaaacacctcgggaaTTCCGTCAGCGTCACCTCCGCCCCATTCTCCGCCAAGGAAGGGTTTATGGCCACTTTGCTGCCCTTTAGCCCTCTCTCAgatatgtcaggagacccacgcttTGGTTTGGGGacctcctgtttcatctggggcttgtgctcagcttgaggctctctatagaaagaagagagcctctttgctgtctgcacacccatTGTCCTACGCTTATTAGGTGCTggcgtcattagtaccgactcgccccgatgtacagcaccattcagctgcaccggcgcgagcggcgcttcccccggcGCTCCTATCACCGTCGCTACCCCGCACGccagaccggtcgggtcctggaGAGTTGCACAGCCCCGGAAAGCCGcgcgcatgccccgggctgttttCTGTGTTCCCCAACCATTCGGTCATCGTGCTCccgtctcttgtcgggcacacggtagctttgacaaccgctactcatcatctgcggtgcccgatcgcactgtgtccccttacactctacgACGCGGgacggactcacctgtactcccgcatcgatcatctccggagcttcccagcccagccgctgcacgtagtcctgcTGAGCCTTTAATGGGGCTGCAGCCGTcgctcccaagtcctccacacgttccttcagctgttgtaagtcctgtaagaaACGGCGTAGGGGCGCGAGGTACTCCTCGAGCCCccataagtccaaacagttagttaTTACGGCCGGCTGTATTTTCGCTTCCGCGATGTGCTTaccctccggccgggaaccaatgatcatgtcccctcctggcacgtgtttcggtgggtcgcgcaaaggctcctgggacttggagtcctcagagggacgggtGGCTACTACAGGCCGGCTGAGATCTGCCCTTTCCTTTTCACTGGCAGACTCTTCAGCCAAAACACGTCCCTCTTTATCGGTTGTGTCTTGTTTCGGCGGCGCTTTGCTCGCCTTCCCCTCcctttccaggaggctcggacctGTTAGGGGACGACCGGCCTCGTCGGAGGACTCCGGGTTACCTCCACAGTCCCGACATCCACCgtgggtgaccagtctgttgtcgtcGACCGCTGCTGTCGCTAGCCATCTTGCGTCACGGCTTGCCTTCTGGGAACCGTGGCCATTTTGCTTAGGCATGAGGCTGTCATCCAAGACGCCGCTGCGATTCTCTCGGCAGACGTCTGAAAAACAGGACAAAAATAAAGTCGGAACGTCGGGCGTTTTACCTGCCGCCGCCTCCGTAGCGGATGGCGGCACCCCCGGACCGTCTAGGGAGTACGATGCGCTCGACAGTTGCCCGTGTCTCGAGTCTTTCGCTGCCCGTGCTTGTTGGGCCTGAATTAGCgctctgtcttcctcgctcccggtcaggtaggtccaggtcaggcgtccgtcaggccctgcaatccgctgggactgaccttcttttttccagtcttcatgcCCATCACGTTCCGAAGTAGGAAGACGCTCACCGCCGTCGCGTTTTCAGTAGCGGGGTGTTTGTTGCCTCCGTATACAGATGTGGAATCCActgagggttgtctgcccacgcaaaatttgttttgtatgcaagtcctctgccaacagacggccagagaatcctgccggctacgccagtgtggcagtagggcagtcgtgcacccttgaaccctcagggatgactccaaacaacgggtaaaagtccaatactttttattgtgactcacagtgcaccaagcaccttccacactactcatatacttTAACCAACactataaacacaataacctctcctcctcacccagacacttcgccctcctacctcccagctcagctcagtgtctggactgaggcaccgtccttttatagcccctgacccggaggtattcctgtcccgacagtccatagttcctcattccttccgggtcagggcaaacagtccttttcttcaacccgggagcaggTCGGTCCTTCctatcacgtgaccatgacgtactcccggtcatagggtacaaagagcccataagcccccagcgactcctggtggcccccaaggtatccagcagggctgtgtataaacactacaaggtccataaggccctgctggacctcggggcacgatcctgctgtcgggagagctcctcatggtggcctgggggtgcggactggcatggaaagccggcaatcctccacaatatatacaaagtgtatatatatatatatatatagtatacttatacataaaatatatgttgtcataccttgcataactgaataacctttatggcacaataacagttcaatacatttatggtcactacagtatttgcatttaataatcgtcatgtggggaAAGGCTGACTGGCATAAATAAAGTAGAgacgaataatgcagtcaaggagcttttgaattcagccgagtaaaaaatgacggctgtccgattaactgcaattttagttccctctcctttctctttctcagatcgcttttcggaaggaagtcagtttcgtagtttttatgaacagtttgaaagtgcctttccacattttcatagcaatgacagattgacagatcagacaaacgtacttcgattgtgacactgtgagaaaaaaaaatcctcttccaattccacatccagcccataaacaacatttttttttaaaatcccttctttagtcgatataaattggaaggctaactcgaTCACAGCCGGAGtgttgcagtagctcgcgcgtttgattgtgTGTGTGGGATGactagtgtgttagaagagaagagatctctgACTGGCCGCcgtgtatgtcaatcaagtgacagatgccatagggaggatatatgatagactaacattacatttttttatttttattttttttgaatgcaacgctatctacctgcactacctttgcgatctaccggtcgatcgtgatcaacgcattgggcacccctgaactagatacatgtacttatatgacagcatgaactgcttgtagataaggttagtcttttattggtgtcaacattgtgcagtagttttattaaaaataagtgtcggttgtTCTAAAACCATTCATATGTGAGATGCCCGTACACTGTGTCATTCCctggagcccgggattcccaggaatgacatgcgggattcccgaattcccgggaatggattccctagcgccagcccaccgcagtttttaaaatattgttaactcaaaaataatagtaataaaatcatGTTTTGACATGTTTTGCATAAGAAAAGCTGTACACCACCAAACTGTATTTTCACCAAGTTATACgatttttaaagcaaaactcCCCCCAGCTCACACCTTTTGAGACATCAGTGCTTTCCACATCCCCCACCCTAAACAAAGGCATTTTTATTCCATATTTCTTTCTAAACAAGTGTTTATTCTTTAAACATAGATCACATAGCTAGATAAAGGGCACTACAAGATAGAGATGGAGACAGAGAtagagacagatagatgtgaaaggcactatataaaatagacagatatgaaaggcaatgtTAGATAGAGATGGAGATAAGAGATAGAAGTGAATTGTACAATAAATAGAAAGATCGATATAACCTTATTTTAtccttgaaaaaaattaaataataagatATCAAGAAGTTATTAAGAGGGTCCATCCACCCGTCTCTTTTCTGACTGACTCACGGCCACACAGAGCAGCAACATTCTTGGAGACGTGTGTTGATCCCATGGTGCAGGTTCACAGCAGAATACATTTACGCACACACCAGTCAGCTTTTCGAGATGTCTTAACGATATAAACTCATcttggagatgtgggaggaaagcctgacaaacaaacccacacagacattgggGGGGTTCAATGTGGGGTTCCTCTGGACATGGCTTCTAGATGGCAGCCATGACGGCCACCACCCCGCCATGCCGCTGATGGAATTGCCCATccttgcctttttattttgctgGCTGCCTTGTCCATTTGCACAACTGCTTCTGCGTTTCGTCAGCCAGATCTCTGGGAGGGAATGTCAGCCCCTTGGAATCACACAAGGGTTGGTGGAGAGGAGCTCAGCAAGAGGTTTGTGCTTTCATAGTTCATTAGTGTAGCTATTAGCTCACAGCACCACATGCTGTCTATGATGACGGCACTGACAGATGTTTTCTGCATAATGTAATGCGTGATATGTTGATAGATTCTTACTAATAAGTCCTCCCAGATGCTTATTTATGAAAATGatcaaagatttcagtttttattagaTGTTTCAGGGATTATTCAATGACgcgttttactttctttttttccccccagtctTGACATGCCAAGAAGATGTAGCCCAGGTAAGGGTCTCCTCAGGTTCTCTTCCTCCAATGCCTGGTTGTGCTCATCCACCTAACCTTCTGTTCTCTATCTCCATAGCCTAACTGTTACAGAGCCTATAGTTATTATACATGCTTAAAGCGTGACAACTATATATGTGCCAGCAATGGCCAGACCTACCCCAACATGTGCTCATTCTGTACAAACCAAAGGTAAGTGGCAAGTGCTTTTCAACCCACCTGAGTGGTCTGacattactgttttaaaaattgaacTTGAATGTATAAGGAATCAACTGTAGCAAGTTCCTCTAATTACAATGTGAGGACCCCAATACACACAAGAACCTCCTACCCTTAGTTAAGTTCAATTCTAATACGTTTGGAAATGGACAGAACCAGAGTCCTAATTTGATACCCTTTGCTGATGGTATcctttataaacagaaaaaatataaatccaGACCAAATAAACCCAATTGAACAAACagtgaatctactgtatataaactgctcaaaaaaattaaaggaacactttgaaaacacatcagatctcaaagggaaacagaaatcctcctggatatctatactgatatagactgggtaatgtgttaggaacgaaaggatgccacatcgtttgatggaaatgaaaatgatcaacctacagagcactgaattcaaagacacgagtgaaaaaatgatgtggcaggctagtccattttgcccaaatttaattgcagcaactccaagttgtacgcagcactttgtatggcccctgtgttcttgtatacatgcctgacaacatcggtgcctgcttctaatgagatgacagatggtgttgtgggggatctcctcccagatctggaccagggcatcactgagctcctggacagtctgaggtgcaacctggtggcattggatggaccaaaacataatgtccctgaggtgttctactggatttaggtcaggaaagtgtggtggccagtcaatggtatcaattccttcatcctccaggaactgcctgcatactctcaccacatgaggccaggaattgtcgtgcaccaggagccactgtaccagcatagggtctgacaatgggtccaaggatttcatcctgatacctaatggcagccaaggtgcctttgtcaagcctgtagcggtctgtgtgaccctccatggatatgcctccccagacaatcattaacccaccaccaaactgctcatgctgaatga
It encodes:
- the LOC120543188 gene encoding serine protease inhibitor Kazal-type 1-like translates to MSAMRLLLLCVFFICLSVLTCQEDVAQPNCYRAYSYYTCLKRDNYICASNGQTYPNMCSFCTNQRLAELPIKVVKYGVC